A window of Candidatus Methanoperedens sp. genomic DNA:
GAATCAATTCAATAGATGCTGCTGCAAAGCAGGCTTTTTCGGCTGTACCGCCAACTGCTTCGCTGGCAAGTGTCACAAGAGCCGGCCTGATGCGTTTTCCTTTTGATAATATGGCATAACTGACAGCTGCGGCGAGTTCAGGAGGTTTTATATCCATAAGCAGGTTTGGCATTTCTCCGTCCACCAGTCTTGCGCGCTGTGCCAAAAGTTGCTCAATGTCCATTATTTACACTCATCTCCCGAATACATAAAAAGGATTTCTATTTCGAAGCATATTTCTTCCTAACTTTAACTACTCATAAATAGATTTTATCTTTTATTTTGAGGATCCCGATTGATTTATGATGATAGTTCTTTCTCCTATATCCAGCTTACGCATTCTATTAACGGCTTCATTTATCCTGTCCACAGATTGTGTTAAGGCGAATCGTACATACCCTTCGCCATATTCTCCGAATCCGATGCCGGGCGTTGCCACAATTCCTGCTTTTTCAAGAAGCATTTTTGAAAAATCACCTGCTTTCCCATTTACATGTGCCCATACGTAGAATGTAGCTTTTGGCGGTTTTACATCAAGCCCCAGTTCCTCCAGGCCCGTAAGGAGAGCATCGCGCCTTTCCTTATAAATTTTATTCATGTCATGCACACAATCCTGGGGGCCGGTGAGCGCTGCGATCCCTGCTTCCTGGATGGCTTCAAATGCTCCTGAATCCACATTCGTTTTGACCTTTCCGAGACCAGCCAGTATCTCCGGGTTCCCAACTGCAAAACCAAGTCTCCATCCGGTCATATTATATGTTTTTGAGAGTGAATGCATCTCGATCCCGACCTCTTTTGCACCGCTGGCATTCAGGAAACTCGGAGCTTTATATCCGTCGTAGGTCATTTCCGAATAGGCATCATCATGTACTACTATGATCTCAAATTCATTTGCAAAATCCACAACTTCTTCAAAGAACTTTATGGATGCAGTTGCAGATGTAGGATTATTGGGATAATTCAGGAACATGAGCTTTGCCTTTTTTGCTACATCCTTTGGTATAGCATCAAGGTCGGGCAGGAACTCATTCCCGGCAAGTAAGGGCATCTTAAAAGGTTTAGCACTT
This region includes:
- a CDS encoding LL-diaminopimelate aminotransferase, whose protein sequence is MIKYADRINSLPPYLFAAIDKAKAEIIKKGVDVINLGIGDPDMPTPPHIVDAMKQSLNNSARHRYPSYEGMLSFRAAAADWYRKVMNVTLNPEDEVLTLIGSKEGIAHIPLAFLNPGDISLVPDPGYPVYNIGSILASAKPFKMPLLAGNEFLPDLDAIPKDVAKKAKLMFLNYPNNPTSATASIKFFEEVVDFANEFEIIVVHDDAYSEMTYDGYKAPSFLNASGAKEVGIEMHSLSKTYNMTGWRLGFAVGNPEILAGLGKVKTNVDSGAFEAIQEAGIAALTGPQDCVHDMNKIYKERRDALLTGLEELGLDVKPPKATFYVWAHVNGKAGDFSKMLLEKAGIVATPGIGFGEYGEGYVRFALTQSVDRINEAVNRMRKLDIGERTIIINQSGSSK